A window of Leptospira fainei serovar Hurstbridge str. BUT 6 contains these coding sequences:
- a CDS encoding HAMP domain-containing protein: MVSTKTTEIPVRDTLDLKQLLEVLSALKRGDLSRRMPLDQIGIAGKVSDILNEIIDQNDRMVKEFERISNEVGQEGKISHRISAVATGGSWAACMNSVNSLIGNLVQPNTEVMRVIGAVAGGDLSRNMSLEIEGRPLKGEFLRTAKIVNTMVDQLNSFASEVTRVAREVGTEGKLGGQADVRGVAGTWKDLTDSVNSMASNLTGQVRDIAEVTKAVATGDLSKKITVDVKGEILELKNTINTMVDQLNSFASEVTRVAREVGTEGKLGGQADVRGVAGTWKDLTDSVNSMASNLTGQVRNIAEVTTAVARGDLSKKITVDVKGEILELKDTINTMVDQLNSFASEVTRVAREVGTEGKLGGQADVRGVAGTWKDLTDSVNSMASNLTGQVRNIAEVTTAVATGDLSKKITVDVKGEILELKDTINTMVDQLNSFASEVTRVAREVGTEGKLGGQADVRGVAGTWKDLTDSVNSMASNLTGQVRNIAEVTTAVARGDLSKKITVDVKGEILELKDTINTMVDQLNSFASEVTRVAREVGTEGKLGGQADVRGVAGTWKDLTDSVNFMANNLTTQVRGIAKVVTSVANGDLKKKLYLEAKGEIAELSDTINDMIDTLGLFGDQVTTVAREVGIEGKLGGQASVPGAAGLWRDLTDNVNQLASNLTTQVRAIAEVATGVTKGDLSRTVMVKAAGEVAALSDNINEMIRNLRETTRINTEQDWLKTNLAKFTRLLQGQRNLVNVSKLILSELAPLVSAQHGAFFITENAEEEASLKLLVSYAYKERKDISNRFNPGEGLVGQCYLERKRILLTQVPDDYIKISSALGESAPLNIVVLPVLFEGEVKAIIELASFPSFTPIHLNFLDQLTESIGIVLNTIAASMRTEELLIQSQTLTEELQGRQEELTKTNERLEEQAKSLQASEDLLKEQREELQDKNDELEEKARLLARKNNEVERKNMEVEQARHSLEEKARQLALTSRYKSEFLANMSHELRTPLNNMLILSRLLYDNENNNLSIKQIDYARTIHSSGNDLLQLINDILDLSKIESGKMTVDLDSVSFQEFADYLERSFRETARNKELEFKVDLNIDLPARMTTDLQRLQQILRNLLSNAFKFTHKGGVRLVIAPVKSGWSSDHQILNQSNSVIAFSVIDTGIGIPPEKQTLIFEAFRQADGSTSRKYGGTGLGLSISKEITRLLGGELRLTSQSNTGSTFTLYLPIEYIPTDEAQTAGESPEWIQSNGISDRINPLILNESFPKSSVRVPRRLVEDDRSSLSGETILIIEEEEAFAILLLEMARKNGFKGLVALDGKTSFSLLKDFSVQAVLLDHRLPDMNGWLILNWLKKDPKFRHIPVQIISEQDEWRRSLRMGALSHITKAIEPNSIQEVFDKFSNFKNKTSRSLLIIDESEERLIELHELLGEQDLSIETAGSGREALDFLMQGSFDCIYCSFKLPDIPFFDFAHEISHLGKEIIPIVLNVDSELSQAQDLEIQNLKNRFILKEVESPALAAEEISIFLHQPFENLTSLHQKLIKETLHNDQALKGRKVLIVDDDVRNIFALTSVLEQHKMKIEHAENARDGIELLKKTEDVEVVLMDVMMPDMDGYEAMRCIRADENFVDLPIVALTAKAMKGDREKCIDAGATDYITKPVSVDQLLSLLRVLLGR, from the coding sequence ATGGTTTCCACGAAAACGACTGAAATTCCCGTTAGAGACACTCTCGACTTAAAACAATTATTAGAAGTTTTGTCGGCTTTAAAAAGGGGCGATCTTTCACGACGAATGCCTCTGGATCAAATCGGTATCGCAGGTAAAGTATCAGACATTCTTAATGAAATTATAGATCAAAATGATCGGATGGTAAAGGAATTCGAGCGAATCAGTAACGAGGTCGGCCAGGAAGGAAAAATTTCACATCGTATCAGCGCCGTAGCTACAGGCGGTTCCTGGGCGGCCTGCATGAATTCCGTTAACTCTCTCATAGGCAATTTAGTACAACCGAATACTGAAGTAATGCGCGTAATCGGAGCGGTCGCCGGCGGCGACCTTTCCCGCAATATGTCCTTAGAAATCGAAGGACGCCCGTTAAAAGGAGAATTTCTACGCACCGCTAAAATCGTAAACACGATGGTGGATCAATTGAATTCATTCGCATCCGAGGTGACCAGGGTGGCTCGGGAAGTGGGAACGGAAGGAAAGCTTGGAGGGCAGGCGGATGTTCGAGGAGTAGCCGGAACCTGGAAGGACCTAACCGATAGTGTGAACTCCATGGCTTCCAATCTAACCGGACAAGTTCGAGATATCGCTGAAGTAACCAAGGCAGTTGCAACAGGTGACTTATCCAAGAAGATCACCGTGGATGTAAAAGGTGAGATTCTAGAACTCAAAAACACGATCAACACGATGGTGGATCAATTGAATTCGTTCGCATCCGAGGTGACCCGGGTGGCAAGAGAAGTGGGAACGGAAGGAAAGCTTGGAGGACAAGCTGACGTTCGAGGAGTTGCCGGAACTTGGAAGGACCTCACGGATAGCGTGAACTCCATGGCTTCCAACCTTACCGGACAGGTAAGGAATATTGCAGAAGTTACAACTGCAGTGGCTCGAGGAGATCTTTCTAAGAAGATCACAGTGGATGTAAAGGGTGAGATTCTAGAACTTAAAGATACCATCAACACGATGGTGGATCAATTGAACTCATTCGCCTCCGAGGTGACCCGGGTGGCACGAGAAGTGGGAACGGAAGGAAAGCTTGGAGGACAAGCGGACGTTCGAGGAGTCGCCGGAACCTGGAAGGACCTCACCGACAGTGTGAACTCCATGGCTTCTAACCTTACCGGACAAGTAAGGAATATTGCGGAAGTTACGACTGCAGTGGCAACCGGTGACTTATCCAAGAAGATCACCGTGGATGTAAAGGGTGAGATTCTAGAACTCAAAGACACCATCAACACGATGGTGGACCAATTGAATTCGTTTGCATCCGAGGTGACCCGGGTGGCACGAGAAGTGGGAACGGAAGGAAAGCTTGGAGGACAGGCTGACGTTCGAGGAGTCGCCGGAACTTGGAAGGACCTCACCGACAGTGTGAACTCCATGGCTTCCAACCTAACCGGACAAGTAAGGAATATTGCGGAAGTTACGACTGCAGTGGCTCGAGGAGATCTTTCCAAGAAGATCACAGTGGATGTAAAGGGTGAGATTCTAGAACTTAAAGACACCATCAACACGATGGTGGACCAATTGAATTCGTTTGCCTCCGAGGTGACCCGGGTGGCAAGAGAAGTGGGAACGGAAGGAAAGCTCGGAGGACAAGCGGATGTTCGAGGAGTTGCCGGAACCTGGAAGGACCTCACGGATAGCGTGAATTTTATGGCGAATAATCTTACGACCCAAGTCCGAGGTATCGCCAAGGTGGTTACCTCAGTAGCTAACGGAGACTTAAAGAAAAAATTATATTTAGAAGCGAAGGGAGAAATTGCCGAACTCTCCGATACGATCAACGATATGATCGATACTTTAGGTTTATTCGGAGATCAGGTCACGACAGTCGCAAGAGAAGTGGGAATCGAAGGTAAATTAGGTGGCCAAGCAAGTGTTCCGGGAGCGGCGGGATTATGGAGAGATCTAACGGACAACGTGAATCAATTGGCAAGTAACCTTACCACACAGGTTCGAGCTATCGCCGAGGTCGCCACAGGTGTGACGAAAGGCGACTTATCCCGAACAGTGATGGTGAAGGCCGCTGGAGAAGTTGCAGCTCTTTCGGATAATATTAACGAGATGATTCGAAATCTCAGAGAAACTACTAGAATCAATACCGAGCAGGACTGGCTCAAAACGAATCTTGCGAAATTTACGAGATTATTGCAAGGGCAAAGGAACCTCGTAAACGTAAGTAAGTTGATTTTGTCGGAACTCGCTCCTCTTGTTTCCGCGCAACACGGAGCTTTTTTTATTACCGAAAACGCAGAGGAAGAAGCCTCCTTGAAACTCCTAGTAAGTTACGCATACAAAGAACGCAAGGATATCTCGAATCGCTTTAACCCAGGTGAAGGATTGGTAGGCCAATGCTATTTGGAAAGAAAAAGAATTCTGTTAACTCAAGTTCCGGATGATTACATTAAGATCAGCTCGGCGTTAGGGGAATCCGCTCCTCTGAATATCGTCGTGCTCCCGGTTTTATTCGAAGGAGAAGTCAAGGCTATCATTGAATTGGCCTCGTTTCCGAGTTTTACACCGATTCATTTAAACTTTTTGGATCAGCTAACTGAAAGCATCGGAATCGTTTTAAATACGATCGCGGCTAGTATGAGAACTGAAGAACTTCTAATACAATCGCAAACTCTAACGGAGGAACTCCAAGGACGTCAGGAAGAGCTGACTAAAACGAACGAACGATTGGAAGAGCAAGCCAAGTCTCTACAAGCATCGGAGGATCTGCTTAAAGAACAGAGGGAGGAATTGCAGGATAAAAACGACGAACTGGAAGAGAAAGCTAGACTTCTAGCTAGAAAAAATAATGAAGTCGAACGAAAAAATATGGAAGTAGAGCAGGCAAGACATTCTCTCGAAGAGAAGGCCAGACAACTCGCTTTAACATCCCGATACAAATCGGAGTTTCTTGCCAATATGTCGCACGAATTAAGGACGCCGCTTAACAATATGTTGATCTTATCTAGATTATTGTACGATAACGAAAATAATAACCTCTCGATTAAGCAGATCGACTATGCGCGCACGATTCACAGTTCCGGAAACGACCTACTGCAGCTGATCAATGATATATTGGATCTATCAAAAATAGAATCCGGCAAAATGACGGTCGATCTGGATTCAGTCTCATTTCAAGAATTCGCGGATTACCTTGAAAGGTCTTTTAGAGAGACCGCCAGAAATAAGGAACTCGAATTCAAAGTAGATTTAAATATCGATCTTCCGGCAAGAATGACAACGGACCTGCAAAGGTTACAGCAAATCTTGCGAAATCTACTCTCTAATGCGTTTAAGTTCACGCATAAGGGAGGAGTACGTTTGGTCATCGCCCCCGTCAAATCGGGCTGGAGTAGCGATCACCAAATTCTGAATCAATCGAACTCGGTGATAGCCTTCTCCGTCATCGATACTGGAATAGGTATCCCTCCGGAAAAGCAAACTTTGATTTTCGAAGCTTTCCGCCAAGCTGATGGAAGCACGAGTCGGAAATATGGCGGCACAGGTCTAGGATTATCCATCAGCAAGGAGATAACTAGATTATTAGGAGGAGAACTTAGACTCACAAGTCAATCGAATACGGGTAGCACATTCACACTCTATCTTCCGATCGAATACATACCGACGGATGAAGCGCAAACCGCAGGAGAGTCGCCAGAATGGATTCAGTCGAACGGAATCAGCGATCGAATAAATCCGTTAATTCTAAATGAATCGTTCCCTAAAAGTTCCGTCAGAGTGCCGAGGCGTTTGGTTGAAGACGATCGTTCTAGCCTTTCAGGGGAAACGATCCTAATCATCGAAGAAGAGGAAGCTTTCGCTATACTCCTTTTGGAAATGGCCCGAAAGAACGGATTCAAAGGTCTAGTCGCATTGGACGGTAAGACCAGCTTTTCCCTTCTCAAGGATTTTTCCGTTCAAGCGGTATTGTTAGATCATCGATTGCCCGACATGAACGGTTGGCTCATCCTTAATTGGTTAAAAAAAGATCCGAAATTCAGACACATTCCGGTGCAGATAATTTCCGAACAAGATGAATGGAGAAGAAGTCTTCGAATGGGCGCTCTGTCACACATAACCAAGGCGATCGAACCGAATTCAATTCAGGAAGTCTTTGATAAATTCTCGAATTTTAAAAATAAAACCTCGAGATCTCTCCTGATTATCGATGAAAGCGAAGAAAGATTAATAGAACTTCACGAATTGTTGGGCGAACAGGATTTGAGTATCGAAACGGCGGGAAGCGGCCGCGAAGCGTTAGACTTCTTAATGCAGGGTTCTTTTGACTGTATTTACTGCTCATTTAAACTGCCGGATATCCCTTTCTTTGATTTTGCACATGAAATCAGTCACTTAGGGAAGGAAATTATTCCGATCGTTCTTAACGTTGATTCCGAACTTAGCCAAGCTCAGGACCTTGAAATTCAAAATTTAAAGAATAGATTTATACTTAAAGAAGTGGAGTCGCCGGCTTTAGCCGCGGAAGAAATATCGATATTCCTGCATCAACCTTTCGAGAATCTAACGTCTTTACATCAAAAATTGATTAAGGAGACTTTACATAACGACCAGGCGCTGAAGGGCCGCAAAGTGCTCATCGTAGATGACGATGTGCGGAATATTTTTGCGCTAACCAGCGTTCTCGAGCAGCATAAAATGAAAATTGAACATGCGGAGAACGCCCGAGACGGTATCGAGCTTCTAAAAAAAACCGAAGACGTCGAAGTCGTGCTAATGGACGTGATGATGCCGGATATGGACGGTTACGAAGCTATGAGATGCATTAGAGCGGACGAGAATTTCGTCGACCTTCCGATCGTAGCCCTAACGGCTAAAGCTATGAAAGGGGATCGAGAAAAGTGCATCGACGCGGGGGCTACCGATTACATTACAAAACCGGTAAGTGTAGATCAGTTACTTTCACTACTTCGGGTCCTGTTGGGCAGATGA
- a CDS encoding histidine kinase dimerization/phosphoacceptor domain -containing protein, which produces MDLKFKVNILIVDDNPENIRVMEYILADPELNIVKAYSGQEALKLLLDPEDFALIFMDVRMPEMDGFEVASLIRQREKCAQIPIIFLTAYSNSDTVMFKGYSLGAVDFLIKPIAPEILKSKVSVFVDLFKKNKILILQEELLRQSHDELEVRVKERTAELHRVNGELMTENLERRRAEEALRNSLREKEVLLREIHHRVKNNLQIVSSILSLQGNYIKDQKSLEMFEDSQSRIRSIALIHELLYQNEDLAKMDFKEYLSNLVTNLFRTYRIDSKISFEIDADPVTFGLDSAIHCGLIVTELVTNSLKYGFRGREEGKVSVSIKNLEDEYILTVEDDGIGFPDNFDYRQADSLGLQLVSTLAEQIDGQLHLNREFGTKFTLAFKDRSRVKR; this is translated from the coding sequence ATGGATTTAAAATTTAAAGTAAATATCCTCATCGTTGACGATAATCCCGAAAACATACGGGTTATGGAATACATTCTTGCCGATCCGGAATTGAATATAGTTAAGGCATATTCGGGGCAGGAAGCCTTAAAATTACTCCTTGATCCCGAAGATTTCGCTTTAATATTCATGGATGTCCGAATGCCCGAAATGGACGGATTCGAAGTCGCTTCGTTGATACGCCAACGTGAAAAATGCGCGCAAATCCCGATCATTTTTCTGACCGCTTACAGTAACAGTGATACTGTCATGTTCAAGGGATATTCGCTAGGAGCGGTCGATTTTTTAATTAAACCGATCGCCCCGGAAATACTAAAATCGAAAGTCTCCGTATTTGTCGACCTATTCAAAAAAAATAAAATTCTAATCCTGCAAGAGGAGTTGCTTCGACAAAGCCATGATGAGCTCGAGGTTCGAGTCAAAGAACGTACGGCCGAGTTACATCGAGTCAATGGCGAACTAATGACGGAAAATTTAGAAAGAAGACGGGCAGAGGAAGCCCTGCGAAATTCCTTGCGAGAGAAGGAAGTGCTTCTTCGCGAAATACATCATCGGGTAAAGAATAATCTTCAAATCGTATCAAGCATATTAAGTTTGCAGGGAAACTACATTAAGGATCAGAAATCGTTGGAGATGTTCGAAGACTCTCAATCCAGAATCAGATCAATCGCGCTCATTCATGAACTGTTGTACCAAAACGAAGATTTGGCTAAGATGGATTTTAAGGAATACTTAAGTAATTTAGTGACCAATTTATTCAGAACTTACCGGATAGATTCTAAAATCAGTTTCGAAATTGATGCCGATCCGGTAACATTCGGATTGGATTCGGCTATACATTGCGGCTTAATCGTAACCGAGCTAGTAACAAATTCCCTGAAGTACGGCTTCCGAGGTAGAGAGGAAGGTAAAGTCTCGGTTTCCATAAAAAATCTCGAAGATGAATACATTTTAACGGTCGAGGACGACGGTATCGGATTTCCGGATAATTTTGATTATAGACAAGCCGATTCTTTAGGCTTACAATTAGTAAGTACGCTTGCCGAGCAGATAGACGGGCAATTGCATTTGAATCGAGAGTTTGGGACGAAATTTACGCTAGCGTTTAAAGATCGGAGTCGGGTAAAGAGATGA
- a CDS encoding response regulator, which yields MSTNLARILVVEDESIVAKDIRSRLIQAGYSHISIARNGEEAIRRVIEAPPDLLLMDIMFSSGVLDGVETAMAFGGKIDVPVIFLTAYADSSSVLRTIATKPYAYVLKPFRIRGLQVLIEAALSNHALKKKRKEGYLLFSCISENIKGIVDMEVCRTY from the coding sequence ATGAGTACGAATTTAGCCAGAATTCTAGTTGTAGAAGATGAAAGTATAGTCGCGAAAGACATCCGAAGCCGCCTAATTCAAGCAGGATATTCCCATATAAGTATAGCCCGTAACGGAGAAGAAGCGATTCGTAGGGTAATCGAAGCTCCTCCCGATCTATTATTAATGGATATTATGTTTTCTTCGGGTGTACTCGACGGCGTCGAGACTGCAATGGCATTCGGAGGGAAAATAGACGTTCCTGTTATTTTTCTGACCGCATACGCGGACTCATCGTCAGTTTTGCGAACTATTGCGACAAAACCGTACGCTTACGTATTGAAACCGTTTCGAATCAGAGGACTTCAAGTTCTAATTGAGGCCGCATTGAGTAATCACGCATTGAAGAAGAAAAGAAAGGAAGGCTATCTCTTATTCAGCTGTATTTCAGAAAATATTAAAGGTATTGTTGATATGGAAGTCTGCAGAACCTACTGA
- a CDS encoding response regulator, translated as MGTAKILIVEDEGLVAQDIKHRILRMGYPAPFIVYTGEEAVTKAENTDLDLILMDIILSNGFIDGVQAAEQIHKFSDVPIIYLTASSDAQTLSRAKATGPDGYILKPFQSRELQIAIELTLYRHKIEKGFLEEDRLVSATLYNLQEGIVAVNRSGNICFINGAAQKLTGWSEPEASGRPLKEVVRILASSPSKDADIETLLKTESNRDIPSHGFIVSKDRVMTEVLTVNKFVIVEGELDLAYILVIRDFTDSISNNALK; from the coding sequence TTGGGAACGGCAAAAATACTCATCGTTGAAGACGAAGGACTCGTCGCTCAAGATATCAAGCACAGAATTTTAAGAATGGGTTACCCGGCTCCCTTTATCGTCTATACGGGAGAGGAGGCAGTTACAAAAGCTGAAAATACCGATTTAGATTTGATTCTTATGGATATAATTCTATCCAACGGATTCATAGACGGAGTCCAGGCGGCGGAACAAATTCATAAATTTTCGGACGTACCTATCATTTACTTAACCGCTTCTTCCGACGCACAAACGCTATCTAGGGCGAAGGCAACCGGACCCGACGGTTACATTCTAAAACCTTTTCAAAGTAGGGAACTTCAAATTGCGATAGAGCTTACTTTATACAGGCATAAGATTGAAAAAGGATTTTTAGAAGAGGATCGTCTTGTATCGGCGACACTCTATAATTTGCAAGAAGGTATCGTTGCGGTCAATCGGTCGGGAAATATTTGCTTTATTAACGGAGCCGCGCAAAAGTTGACCGGCTGGAGTGAGCCGGAAGCGTCCGGACGCCCGCTCAAAGAAGTAGTCAGAATCTTGGCTTCTTCTCCTTCTAAAGATGCGGATATAGAGACTTTGCTAAAAACGGAATCTAACAGAGACATTCCTTCGCATGGTTTTATAGTCTCGAAAGATAGAGTTATGACGGAAGTGTTGACGGTAAATAAATTCGTCATAGTGGAAGGGGAATTAGACCTTGCCTACATCCTAGTAATCAGAGACTTTACCGATTCGATTTCCAATAATGCATTAAAATGA
- the fbp gene encoding class 1 fructose-bisphosphatase, protein MSLSQYLIEEQLKLPQATGDFTALMSHLVYAAKIVSREVRKAGLLDNILGSTDQTNVQGETVMKLDEYADKIFTHTLTRCGHLCAMGSEEQENIIPIPSGYKIGKYTIAIDPLDGSSNIDANVSIGTIFSVHLRTSPQGTPGTKEDLLQKGAKQRAAGYIVYGSSTMLVLSVGKGVSGFTLDPSCGEFILSHPEMKMPESGGIYSINEGNYNYWSDEVKNYIRDIKSIEGGRKPQSARYIGSLVADFHRNLLKGGIFLYPNDTKSPKYPKGKLRLLYEVAPMALIAEQAGGVAVTVEGQRILDLQPSELHERTTFIVGSKKEVEHFLTFIKK, encoded by the coding sequence ATGAGTCTTTCCCAGTATTTGATTGAGGAACAATTGAAGCTTCCCCAAGCGACGGGAGATTTTACGGCTCTCATGAGTCACTTGGTTTACGCAGCAAAAATCGTTTCTAGGGAAGTCCGAAAGGCGGGGTTGCTCGATAACATATTGGGTTCGACCGACCAAACGAACGTACAGGGCGAAACGGTCATGAAGCTGGACGAATATGCGGATAAAATCTTTACCCATACTCTCACTCGTTGCGGTCACCTTTGTGCAATGGGAAGCGAGGAGCAGGAAAATATCATTCCGATTCCGTCCGGTTATAAGATTGGAAAATATACCATTGCGATCGATCCCCTGGATGGCTCTTCCAATATAGATGCTAACGTATCGATCGGTACGATATTCTCCGTTCATTTACGGACCTCGCCTCAAGGAACGCCGGGAACCAAGGAAGATTTACTTCAAAAAGGGGCAAAACAAAGAGCCGCAGGATACATCGTTTACGGATCTTCGACTATGCTAGTCTTGTCCGTCGGCAAAGGAGTTTCCGGATTTACTTTGGATCCTTCCTGCGGCGAATTCATACTTTCTCATCCGGAAATGAAGATGCCTGAATCCGGCGGAATCTATTCCATAAACGAAGGGAATTATAATTACTGGTCGGACGAAGTAAAAAATTATATTCGAGATATTAAATCCATCGAAGGCGGACGCAAACCTCAATCCGCTCGTTATATAGGATCTCTTGTTGCGGATTTTCATAGAAATTTACTGAAAGGCGGAATCTTCCTGTATCCAAACGATACCAAATCTCCGAAATATCCGAAGGGAAAACTGCGATTGCTATACGAAGTCGCGCCGATGGCGTTGATCGCCGAGCAAGCAGGAGGAGTTGCCGTTACGGTAGAAGGGCAAAGAATTTTGGACTTACAACCGTCCGAACTTCACGAAAGAACTACATTTATCGTGGGTTCAAAAAAAGAAGTGGAGCATTTCCTTACTTTTATCAAAAAATAG
- the rpsU gene encoding 30S ribosomal protein S21, whose translation MVGVIVKEGESIESALKRFKRDCANAGIMSEIKRREFYEKPSIKKKKALESAKRKLEKKKRLFSRKDRG comes from the coding sequence ATGGTAGGAGTCATCGTAAAGGAAGGAGAATCAATCGAATCCGCCCTCAAACGTTTTAAGAGGGATTGTGCTAATGCTGGAATCATGAGCGAAATTAAACGTCGTGAATTCTACGAAAAGCCAAGCATCAAAAAGAAGAAGGCACTAGAGTCTGCAAAACGCAAGCTTGAAAAGAAAAAGCGCCTCTTCTCGCGGAAGGATCGCGGTTAA
- a CDS encoding GatB/YqeY domain-containing protein codes for MSLQAKINTDLKEAIKSKQEPLLSTLRLLKADIQYELTKTGAQELVDEQIIVLIKRSYVKRTDAIQMYEKANRPDLADKEKAEAEVLKSYLPPEVSEDQIVAVLDKIVSELKPAGPKDIGKVMGRVMAEFKGLNIDGSKVSAIVKSKLS; via the coding sequence ATGTCCCTACAGGCAAAGATCAATACCGACCTGAAAGAGGCTATTAAGTCAAAGCAAGAACCTCTTCTGTCCACACTCCGTCTTCTTAAGGCGGACATTCAATACGAATTAACGAAAACAGGCGCTCAAGAGTTAGTAGACGAGCAGATTATCGTTTTAATCAAGCGAAGTTATGTAAAGAGAACCGATGCAATTCAAATGTATGAAAAGGCGAATCGGCCCGACTTAGCAGATAAAGAAAAGGCCGAAGCGGAAGTTCTCAAATCCTATCTTCCTCCTGAAGTTTCTGAAGATCAGATTGTCGCAGTTTTAGACAAAATTGTGAGCGAGTTAAAACCGGCAGGTCCGAAAGATATAGGCAAAGTCATGGGGAGAGTCATGGCCGAGTTTAAAGGGTTGAACATAGACGGATCAAAGGTCTCTGCGATCGTTAAATCCAAACTCTCCTAA
- the dnaG gene encoding DNA primase — protein sequence MQFQREFIDRVRREVPIESYISRFVPLQKRGKNMVGLCPFHQEKSPSFNVSTDKQFYHCFGCKASGDIFQFVMSYERVDFQRAKEILSEYSGIPIQEKGKDEQEKTELLYKVNRKALQFFLENLRSPQGLAARDYLNSRGLGEEVQKSFQLGFSLPGFQNLIPKVFSSKEEIKAALDVGLIRESDKGREPYDFFRERLMFPVLDLSGRVIAFSGRILGSGKEAKYVNSPASSIFDKGRTFYHLYQAKESIQKSRTAILVEGYLDVIGLVSKGIENVVACMGTAVTENHIRTMKKFADRFLLVLDGDSAGRKGALHAAELCLKEGLECSVVLLPEGKDPFDISKESGRQELQKLLETSHPASSFVVDELLEKTDSRALPEKKRKALDNLYGFLRGLTRDSDREFFLGLGARKLGISMDAVLRDYKGGGAKFAPAGSDNRGRPGVRISGPSPAEDCERKLIALLVRMNALFSFSEELSSMEFLDAKSAFLWDFLYTRYVSEEEISPAAILASEVPNEFKEAIAPFLLDESEMSLEEASKVFGLLLEQQKVFVIDERMRELDRDSSLDQLEKLTKLAYYKTEKEKLLEHIRNAGSAIR from the coding sequence TTGCAGTTCCAAAGGGAGTTTATCGACCGAGTACGTAGGGAAGTTCCCATCGAAAGCTATATCAGTCGATTTGTACCGCTTCAAAAACGCGGAAAAAATATGGTCGGGCTTTGCCCTTTCCATCAGGAAAAATCTCCTTCATTCAACGTTTCCACTGATAAGCAGTTCTATCATTGTTTCGGATGCAAAGCCTCCGGCGATATCTTCCAGTTCGTTATGAGCTACGAGCGCGTCGATTTTCAAAGAGCGAAGGAAATTCTTTCCGAGTATTCCGGGATTCCGATCCAAGAGAAAGGGAAAGACGAACAAGAAAAGACCGAACTACTTTACAAAGTAAATCGCAAGGCTTTGCAATTTTTCTTAGAAAATCTTCGTTCTCCCCAGGGTCTTGCAGCAAGAGATTATTTGAATTCGAGAGGATTAGGCGAAGAAGTCCAAAAAAGTTTTCAGCTAGGATTCTCGCTTCCCGGATTCCAGAATTTAATCCCTAAAGTATTCTCCTCAAAAGAAGAGATCAAAGCGGCCTTAGATGTCGGACTTATTCGAGAATCCGATAAAGGTCGTGAACCGTATGATTTTTTCCGAGAGCGGCTCATGTTCCCCGTTCTGGACCTATCCGGCAGAGTTATAGCGTTTTCGGGACGGATTTTGGGATCGGGAAAAGAAGCAAAATACGTGAATAGTCCCGCGTCTTCGATCTTTGACAAAGGTAGAACGTTTTACCATCTATATCAGGCAAAAGAATCCATCCAAAAATCCAGAACCGCAATCCTAGTGGAAGGATATTTGGATGTGATCGGATTAGTCTCGAAAGGAATCGAGAATGTAGTGGCGTGCATGGGCACTGCAGTTACGGAAAATCATATTCGAACGATGAAAAAGTTCGCCGATCGCTTCCTTTTAGTTCTAGACGGGGATTCTGCCGGTCGAAAAGGGGCACTTCATGCCGCCGAACTCTGTCTAAAAGAAGGACTAGAATGTTCCGTAGTGCTTCTTCCGGAGGGAAAAGATCCTTTCGATATTTCCAAGGAAAGCGGGCGCCAGGAATTACAAAAGCTGCTCGAAACGTCGCATCCCGCCTCCTCATTCGTAGTGGATGAATTACTGGAAAAGACCGATTCTCGCGCCCTACCGGAGAAAAAAAGAAAGGCTTTGGATAATCTATACGGCTTTCTCCGCGGGTTGACCCGTGATTCCGATCGAGAATTTTTCCTAGGGCTCGGGGCTCGTAAACTAGGAATTAGCATGGATGCGGTTTTGCGAGATTATAAAGGCGGGGGAGCCAAGTTCGCACCTGCCGGGTCCGATAATAGAGGTAGACCGGGAGTGCGAATTTCCGGTCCAAGTCCCGCAGAAGATTGCGAGCGAAAACTGATAGCTCTTCTTGTACGAATGAACGCACTTTTTTCTTTTTCGGAAGAACTGTCATCTATGGAATTCTTAGACGCTAAAAGCGCCTTTCTTTGGGACTTTTTATATACCCGGTATGTTAGCGAGGAAGAAATTTCTCCGGCGGCTATATTAGCTTCCGAAGTGCCGAACGAATTCAAGGAAGCGATTGCACCGTTTCTTTTGGACGAATCGGAAATGAGTTTAGAAGAAGCCTCCAAAGTTTTCGGACTTTTACTGGAACAACAAAAAGTATTCGTAATCGACGAAAGAATGAGAGAGCTCGATCGAGATTCCAGCCTAGACCAACTGGAAAAACTAACTAAATTGGCATATTACAAGACCGAGAAGGAAAAGCTCTTAGAGCATATTCGCAACGCCGGCTCGGCAATACGATAG